One stretch of Lachnospiraceae bacterium oral taxon 096 DNA includes these proteins:
- a CDS encoding TAXI family TRAP transporter solute-binding subunit produces MTKKVFAALALIAAVSLAGCGNSTNTTNTKDAASSTAKSTDNKDAASSAAKTTDNKNAKKIRFATGGTTGTYYAYGGVISQTLQEVLPDISLTVHSSGASKANIFEIVDGEADMALVQNDVADYAYKGTDLFEKDGPSKGFSALGGAYSEVVQVVANSSINSIADLKGKTVSVGDAGSGTEFNARQLLDAYGLSFNDIKVQNLSFGDSAEALKDGKIDAFFCVAGAPTTAVVELATTNSIHVLSVDEDKMQVLKSKYPFYTEYKIPAGTYKGVDNEVTSAAVKATFIVSDKLDEDTVYQMTKAIFENKSKIAHAKAEQLDPKFAVEGITIPFHPGAQKYYKEVGAMK; encoded by the coding sequence ATGACAAAGAAAGTTTTTGCAGCACTTGCACTTATCGCTGCGGTTTCGCTCGCAGGTTGTGGAAATAGTACAAACACAACTAACACAAAAGATGCAGCTTCATCGACAGCAAAGAGTACTGACAATAAAGATGCAGCTTCATCAGCAGCAAAGACTACGGACAATAAAAATGCAAAGAAGATTCGATTTGCCACTGGTGGAACAACAGGTACCTACTATGCTTACGGCGGTGTCATTTCACAGACATTGCAAGAGGTTCTTCCAGATATCTCATTGACTGTACATTCCTCAGGTGCGTCAAAGGCAAATATTTTTGAGATTGTGGACGGCGAGGCAGATATGGCCTTAGTTCAAAATGATGTTGCCGATTATGCTTATAAGGGAACAGATCTCTTTGAAAAGGATGGTCCAAGCAAGGGATTTTCTGCATTGGGCGGAGCATATTCCGAAGTCGTTCAGGTTGTAGCAAACTCTTCTATTAACTCGATTGCTGATTTAAAGGGCAAGACCGTTTCTGTCGGCGATGCAGGATCAGGTACAGAGTTTAATGCTCGCCAGTTATTGGATGCCTATGGACTAAGTTTTAATGACATCAAGGTACAAAACTTAAGCTTTGGCGACAGTGCAGAGGCACTAAAAGATGGAAAGATTGATGCTTTCTTCTGTGTGGCTGGTGCACCAACAACAGCCGTTGTTGAGCTTGCCACAACCAATAGCATTCATGTATTGAGTGTGGATGAAGATAAGATGCAAGTATTAAAGAGCAAGTATCCATTCTACACCGAGTATAAGATTCCAGCAGGTACTTATAAGGGCGTGGACAACGAGGTGACATCAGCTGCAGTAAAGGCAACCTTTATTGTATCGGATAAACTCGATGAGGACACCGTATACCAGATGACCAAGGCCATTTTTGAAAACAAGAGTAAAATTGCTCATGCAAAGGCTGAGCAGCTCGATCCAAAGTTTGCCGTAGAAGGAATTACCATTCCATTCCATCCAGGTGCACAAAAGTACTATAAAGAAGTTGGAGCAATGAAATAA
- a CDS encoding MATE family efflux transporter — MIERKKRRIKRIKMKNDFSKGSVSSNILSMAIPYTIAQLVQVLYNLVDRIYIGHMAKDASLALTGVGLTFPIISIISAFGFLFSSGGAPLCSIERGRGNHEKAKKLLGNCFSMLIFTAILMMLIFYIFMRPILFAFGASEATYVYASQYLVIYLLGTIFTMVSSGMNAFINAQGFSRVGMATTVVGAVANSILDPIFIFGLHLGVRGAAIATVISQFLSFLWVMLFLTGKQPMYTIQRKYMLVNDFTIIKQVLGLGLSGFTMGVTNSLTQIVCNATLRQYGGDVFVGAMTIINSLREIFTLVVQGITYGAQPVLGFNFGAKQYKRVKEGIRFVSILGGGYTVLAWLMVSHFPEFFIRLFTKDEILVATTIPSLRIFFMGFFMMSLQFCGQSIFVALGYSKFSIFFSLLRKVIIVVPMTIILPHFMGVHGVFYAEPISNYVGGIACYVTMLLTVWRSLSRKEKV, encoded by the coding sequence ATGATAGAGAGAAAAAAGAGGAGGATAAAGAGGATAAAAATGAAAAATGATTTTTCTAAGGGGAGCGTCTCCTCCAATATCTTGAGTATGGCTATTCCCTACACAATTGCCCAATTGGTCCAAGTTCTCTATAATCTGGTGGATAGAATCTACATTGGGCATATGGCAAAGGATGCAAGTTTAGCTCTGACAGGAGTGGGGCTGACATTTCCTATTATTTCCATTATTTCAGCATTTGGCTTTTTGTTTTCTAGTGGAGGAGCACCACTTTGCTCCATTGAGCGAGGAAGGGGAAATCATGAAAAAGCAAAAAAACTTCTTGGCAACTGCTTTTCCATGTTGATTTTTACAGCAATTTTGATGATGTTGATTTTTTACATTTTTATGCGTCCAATTTTATTTGCCTTTGGTGCATCAGAGGCGACCTATGTCTACGCCAGTCAATATTTAGTTATTTATTTGCTGGGAACAATATTTACTATGGTCAGCAGTGGAATGAATGCCTTTATTAATGCACAGGGATTTAGTAGGGTTGGAATGGCGACAACGGTTGTGGGGGCTGTTGCCAATAGTATTCTTGATCCAATTTTTATTTTTGGATTGCATTTGGGAGTGAGAGGAGCGGCCATTGCCACAGTCATCAGCCAATTTTTAAGTTTTCTCTGGGTTATGCTGTTTTTAACAGGAAAACAGCCAATGTACACGATTCAAAGAAAATATATGCTTGTCAATGATTTTACTATAATCAAGCAAGTTCTTGGCCTAGGGCTTTCGGGATTTACCATGGGAGTGACCAATTCCTTGACACAGATTGTGTGCAATGCCACGCTCCGCCAATATGGTGGTGATGTCTTTGTGGGAGCAATGACCATTATTAATTCCTTGCGAGAAATTTTTACTTTGGTTGTGCAGGGAATTACCTATGGTGCACAGCCTGTGCTGGGATTTAATTTTGGTGCAAAACAGTATAAAAGAGTAAAGGAAGGTATACGATTTGTCAGCATTTTGGGTGGAGGTTATACCGTGCTTGCTTGGCTGATGGTCAGCCATTTTCCAGAATTTTTTATTCGACTCTTTACTAAGGATGAAATCTTAGTTGCAACAACCATTCCCAGCCTTCGCATCTTTTTTATGGGATTTTTTATGATGAGTCTTCAATTTTGTGGTCAGTCCATCTTTGTGGCTCTTGGCTATAGCAAATTTTCTATCTTTTTTAGTTTATTGAGAAAGGTAATTATTGTTGTGCCAATGACCATTATTTTGCCGCATTTTATGGGGGTGCACGGCGTATTTTATGCAGAGCCAATCAGCAATTATGTGGGAGGAATTGCCTGCTATGTGACAATGCTTTTGACGGTGTGGCGAAGTCTTAGTAGAAAAGAAAAGGTTTAG
- a CDS encoding SPFH/Band 7/PHB domain protein gives MPLAIFVILIVIALIIVFRCMKIVPESKAYVVQRFGEYHQTLKSGLHLIIPFIDNVAKIISLKEQVVDFPPQPVITKDNATMQIDTIVYYQVTDAKLYTYGVERPISAIENLTATTLRNIIGDMTVDQTLTSRDTINTAMRAELDEATDPWGIKVNRVELKSILPPEDIRVAMEKEMKAEREKRANILEAQAKKESAILIAEGAKQAAILNAEAEKETAIQKAQGQAQAILEVQRAKAEALKLLNESHPTKEVLALRGLESFEKIADGRATKIIIPSNVQNLASMVTEFAELNEKTKIEN, from the coding sequence ATGCCATTAGCGATATTTGTTATTTTAATTGTCATTGCACTCATTATTGTATTTCGTTGTATGAAGATTGTGCCTGAGTCAAAGGCGTATGTGGTACAAAGATTTGGAGAATATCATCAGACATTAAAGTCAGGACTACATTTAATTATCCCATTTATTGATAATGTGGCAAAGATTATTTCATTGAAGGAGCAAGTGGTTGATTTTCCACCTCAGCCAGTGATTACCAAGGACAATGCGACGATGCAAATTGATACCATTGTCTACTATCAGGTGACGGATGCAAAGTTATATACCTATGGTGTTGAGCGACCGATTTCTGCCATTGAAAATTTGACAGCGACGACATTGAGAAATATTATTGGTGATATGACGGTCGATCAGACTTTGACCTCTAGAGATACGATTAACACAGCAATGCGTGCGGAACTTGATGAGGCAACTGATCCATGGGGAATTAAGGTCAATCGAGTGGAGCTAAAGAGCATTCTTCCGCCAGAGGATATTCGTGTGGCAATGGAGAAGGAAATGAAGGCAGAGCGCGAGAAGAGGGCGAATATTCTTGAGGCACAGGCAAAGAAGGAGAGTGCCATTTTGATTGCTGAAGGTGCCAAGCAGGCAGCGATATTAAATGCAGAGGCAGAAAAAGAGACGGCCATTCAAAAGGCACAAGGTCAGGCACAGGCGATTCTTGAGGTGCAAAGGGCAAAGGCCGAGGCATTAAAGCTATTAAATGAGTCACATCCAACCAAGGAAGTGCTTGCTCTTCGTGGACTGGAGAGTTTTGAGAAGATTGCGGATGGAAGGGCAACCAAGATTATTATTCCAAGCAATGTACAAAACTTAGCAAGTATGGTGACAGAATTTGCGGAACTCAACGAAAAGACAAAGATAGAAAATTAG
- a CDS encoding NfeD family protein, with translation MLMWGIICAICLIVEAIIPAMVSVWFALAALIMVGLSLFIFNFSIQLVVFAILSLIFILVFKPFCNNVFHTKDALPKEEVKVTKSLGKDGELFLYEVRYKGGIWSALAKEEYRDGESAFIDHFEGNKIVLERGGE, from the coding sequence ATGTTGATGTGGGGGATTATATGTGCAATCTGCTTGATTGTGGAGGCGATTATTCCCGCAATGGTTTCTGTTTGGTTTGCACTGGCCGCACTGATTATGGTGGGATTGAGTTTATTCATTTTTAATTTTTCCATTCAACTTGTCGTCTTTGCCATTTTGTCCCTTATTTTTATTTTGGTTTTTAAACCATTTTGCAACAATGTGTTTCACACAAAAGATGCTCTTCCAAAGGAAGAGGTCAAGGTGACAAAAAGCTTAGGCAAAGACGGAGAACTATTTCTGTATGAAGTCCGATATAAGGGAGGAATTTGGAGTGCCCTTGCGAAGGAAGAATATAGAGACGGAGAGAGTGCTTTTATTGATCACTTTGAGGGAAATAAAATTGTATTAGAGCGAGGAGGAGAGTAG
- a CDS encoding aldehyde dehydrogenase family protein yields the protein MAKKPDNTYGLFINGEFRNAKDGKFFDTYSPATKEKIASVAEATKEDVDDAVNAAWAAFDSWKKLDKIKRAEILLKIADVIDANKEDLAYIESLDNGKPLRETLNIDIPYAADHFRYFASAIRTEEDTSNFLDNNTLSLVFREPIGVVGQIVPWNFPFLMAAWKLAPVLASGCCTVLKSSSSTPLSILELAKLVKDIIPKGVFNVISGAGSKSGQYILDHNGFRKLAFTGSTEVGYSVAKAAAEKLIPATLELGGKSANIFFNDCDLDLAIDGVQLGILFNQGQVCCAGSRVFVQEEIYDEFVKRAVDQFNKIQVGDPLDINTQMGAQINETQVAKIQACVDRAVADGATIACGGSRYTEGELAKGAFYKPTLLTNVTNDSYAAQQEIFGPVAVIIKFKTEEEVIKYANESVYGLGGGVWTKDLNRAFRVSRSIETGRVWVNTYNAIPAGAPFGGYKTSGIGRETHKVILDHYTQMKNILIKLDENPSGFYPQK from the coding sequence ATGGCTAAAAAACCTGATAATACATATGGACTTTTCATCAACGGAGAATTTAGAAATGCCAAAGATGGCAAATTTTTTGACACCTACTCTCCGGCAACTAAGGAAAAAATCGCCAGCGTGGCAGAGGCTACAAAGGAAGATGTCGATGACGCTGTAAACGCCGCATGGGCAGCTTTTGACTCATGGAAAAAACTTGATAAAATCAAGAGAGCAGAGATTCTTTTAAAGATTGCCGATGTGATCGATGCCAACAAAGAAGATCTTGCCTATATTGAGAGTCTTGACAATGGCAAGCCACTGCGAGAAACCCTAAACATAGATATCCCTTACGCAGCGGATCATTTTCGCTACTTTGCTTCTGCAATTCGCACAGAGGAAGATACTTCCAATTTTCTTGACAACAACACCTTATCTCTTGTCTTTAGAGAGCCAATTGGCGTTGTCGGACAGATTGTTCCTTGGAACTTTCCATTTTTAATGGCTGCTTGGAAGTTGGCACCTGTTCTTGCCTCTGGATGCTGTACTGTGTTAAAGAGCAGTTCTTCTACTCCACTCTCCATCCTAGAGCTTGCAAAATTAGTAAAGGATATTATTCCAAAGGGTGTATTCAATGTGATCTCTGGTGCAGGAAGTAAATCTGGTCAATATATACTCGATCACAATGGATTTAGGAAACTTGCCTTCACAGGATCCACGGAAGTCGGCTATTCTGTGGCAAAGGCCGCTGCCGAAAAGTTGATCCCTGCAACACTTGAGCTCGGTGGAAAGTCTGCGAATATTTTCTTCAACGACTGTGATCTTGATCTGGCCATTGACGGCGTACAATTAGGCATTTTATTTAATCAAGGTCAAGTTTGTTGTGCAGGATCTAGAGTATTCGTTCAAGAAGAAATCTATGATGAGTTTGTAAAGCGAGCAGTTGACCAATTCAATAAGATTCAAGTGGGCGATCCTCTCGATATCAACACACAAATGGGTGCTCAAATCAATGAGACTCAGGTGGCCAAAATTCAAGCCTGCGTAGACCGTGCTGTGGCGGATGGTGCTACCATTGCCTGTGGTGGTTCTCGCTACACGGAGGGAGAACTAGCTAAGGGTGCTTTCTACAAGCCAACCCTTCTGACCAATGTGACAAATGATTCCTATGCCGCACAACAAGAAATCTTTGGACCTGTGGCCGTCATCATTAAGTTTAAGACAGAAGAAGAAGTGATCAAGTATGCCAATGAAAGCGTCTATGGTCTTGGTGGCGGTGTTTGGACGAAGGATCTCAATCGAGCATTTCGTGTCTCAAGAAGCATTGAAACCGGTAGAGTTTGGGTAAATACCTACAATGCCATCCCGGCAGGTGCACCATTTGGTGGCTACAAGACTTCTGGTATTGGAAGAGAGACACACAAAGTGATCTTAGACCACTACACACAGATGAAGAATATTCTCATCAAATTAGATGAAAATCCAAGTGGATTCTACCCACAAAAGTAA